Below is a genomic region from Salvelinus fontinalis isolate EN_2023a chromosome 38, ASM2944872v1, whole genome shotgun sequence.
CAAATCACATGACTGCGAGGTTATGGGGAAGTGTTTGTGGAAGATGATTGGTTGGTAGATTAAGCAGATTGAACCAATCAATGCCTATACACTGGGAGTTTCTCCTGGTCTTTCTGTATTGGCTAACAAAGGCCAAGTTTGACTCGTTGATCCACCAGACTGAGCATTTGGGCAGAAGTTTCTGGAACAAGATCACTCATAAAGAGGCAATTTTCCTTTTCCCCCCAGACACCTCTGTTCTTCTGGCTACATGATTCTGAACAAGTCTGATCTACTGAATTGCTTGTGTTCAACACAGATCCATTTAGAAGTCTGAACCCGCCATGATGTTTCTTTATAGTTGAAAAACTACATCCTATCTTATAATTGATATAAACCATCATCCTATGGATCCTAGACATGGTACTTCTATAATAACTTGTGTAGGATGAACATTCCAGTGTGTAGGCAACAAAGCACTAACAGAAAAATATTTAGCCTACCACGAGTTGGAAAGTCACAAAGATGACATTTCCACCTTATCACATAATCGCATTCATCATTAGTTGAACACCATGACTGATGGGTCATTTAAAAAAGGTCAATCTTTGATTTTTAGGAAAAAATACATTTCTTTCAACTTTAATGGCACAAAAGTAACATTTAAAATCAGGGCCAATGCATTTGTTTACGTTTGGTAGGCAATAAAGAAAGCAACAGTACGATTTGAAAAGGCTAATTTACATCACAATGCTACGTGTGGCTTGCATTGGAATCACTGGACTTTGTCGTGTCCTAAGGAAAAACATGATCATGTGTTAACAGATCCGTGGCCACCCAGAGGACTGGCAGCAGAAATCATCTAGCGCAGTGGTTCCCAATCTTtttcggttactgtaccaccaactgaattttgctctgccgAGACAACCCCTGAAGTgccccctcatgtgcattttacagtaggcctatggtctcatgagtcttctcaagtaccccctgtggataggctaaGTACTCCCAGAGGTCCTAGTACCCCTCATTGGGAACCACGGATCTAGATAACAGAACCATTTTGTGAATTGAGAGACATGACCACAATATAGTGAAAAGATGATACATGAGAAAGCCTTTCAAAATGATACCAACCTTCCTGGTCTGGTAGTTTGGGAACATCTCACCTTGACAGGTTTTCTGATCTTGAGAAAGACACCATGGTTGTAAAGGCTTGGCAATTGCAAATAAATAATCTCTTAAATAGTTTTAAAGTGAAATCCCAATGGAAATGCACATGTAAAAAAACGTTTCTAATTACTCTACAAAATGGACAGTCATTGTTACCGCAGACCATCTTAACGGTTTGCATGGGTCCAAATCTATCTGCAAAAACGTTATTGCCACTTGGTCTTTAGCAAATTGTGCTCGACTACTAGCTTCAATAATGCTCTCAGAGCATATTAAGGCATTATTCCCACACCATGGCATTTCCAGGGGTAATTATAAGGGTTTAACTGAAGTAACCATAACAATCTGAAACATTGATACAAAACTTCTCAAATTCACATGATTGTAGAAATTACATAAAAAATCTCAGTAATTCCCAGTTCTTCAGTCACCATCTCGATCTATGCAGTGCTACATCAATGTCATCCTACTCTGGTTCAGAATTAATGACCCACCCACCCCAAGAACCATTCTGGTTGTAGTTCCTCAGTTCATTGTTAcattattattaatttttttaaacacttGTTAAACTGCTCCATCATCAAGGAAAGAATCCTAACTTGAGACGTGCACGTAACTCGGACTTTCGTAAATCATGAATTGAGGTCTGCATAACAGTGCAACAATATGTGGTATGTGCATCGATCTCAAGTTAGGGTTCAGACCTTCGAATATAAATACCATGCATCGTTTCCATTATCCAAGGTTATCGGACCCATGAGAACTCTGGTGCTTCAGAAACTTCTGCAAGGAGGAAAAAGTCTCTGTACACTCAGTGCATTCGTACAGCACCTCTGCTGGACCAATTTTTTCACCATTCCCACCCTTGACATCATCAATGTCCCCATGACCCACTAAATCCTTTACATTGTCTTGGTCAGAGTCCAGGTCTGGATTGGAGTCAGCAGTGGGAGATGCCTGTCCTTCCATGTCCGTTTCCCCCCTTGACTGACTTGGGTGAATCTCAAGATGGCGCCCTAGAGCAGAAGAACTCCGGAAGCGACTTGGACAGTGAGGGCACTTAACCATTTCACTACCTGGTTCCCTTTTGTGGTACCGCAAATGCCGTTGGTACACACACAGCAGCCCAAACTTTTTCCCACATTCGTCACACTTGTAGTTCCTCCGTACCTTAGGAGCAGCGGACACTTCTCCAGTAGATGTGGTTTGCTGATCTTCACCATTGTCACTGTCCAATTCTGCTACAACACTGTCTAAAGACTTCTTGGGTTTTCCTTCAGATGACGCATTCTGTTCCAACACATCAGAATTCAATTGGGAACCACCATCTGGTTTAGAATGCAATGCCAAGTACTTAAGACTTGGCTTCTTCTCTAATTCAGGTTTGTGATACATGGCTATATGCCTCCGGACATCACAGCGTTGTGGAAAATGTTTCCCACAGAGAACACAAGTGTGAAGAGTCCCCTTGTGGGATCTATTGTGCCGAGACAGACTACTAGAGTGACTGAATACACGGTGGCAGTGCTTGCATGGATGTAATTTTGTCCCAGAGCCTTTTTTATAAAGTGGGGGCCTTCCTCCCTTCCTTGCAGGTGCTTTTGTTATGATGCACTCAATGCGAGTATACCTTTGCCACTTTTTTACAACTCTTTGTGACTCTGAATCCTTATTTAACTTGTCAATTTCTTCCTGTGTTTGATGGGTAAGATGATGCTCCTTCAAGTCTGTTAACTGCTGGAAGCGATCTCCACACAAACCACAGCGGTATGGTCTGAAAGAGGATGGTGTTTTGGAATCAGATTTGCCATTGTGGGTCTTCTCATCAACAGTTACGTCACTGCTGTACTGTTTGGTCACATCGGTAGTAGGGGTGCTGCTGCTGTACTGTTTAGTAACATCGGTAGGGGTGCTGTCGCTGTACTCGATGGTATGTGATAGCTCATCTTTCTGAGACTGTTGCTCGATTTTAGATGAAGAGTTCACAGATAATGGTTTGTCTTTGGAATGACTGAGTAAGTGGCTCTGCAAGTCGGAGAGCCAGAAAAAACACAGATTACACTTCTTACAGtgatatgttttctgtattatgtTCTCTTCACCATTGTCTGACTTCCCCATTTGTTTGAGCCCCAGCGATCCATGCCGCTCTTTTTGATGAGCATACAGGGTCTCTTGTTTCAGAAAGCGTTTTCCACACTGACCACAGCAGTAAAATATTTCATGGGCATGTTCTTGGAGATGTTCCCTTAGCCACTCTTTATCTGTGAAGATCTTGCAACACAAGGTGCACTTATAACCTTGCTCTAAATTCCGATACTGTTGATGGTGTTGTAAACTCAGCTGGTTGTTAAACGATTTTCCACATGTTTCGCATCGGTACTGTTTTAGAGGAGAGACACTGCGGCACTGGGAGTGAGATACTGTGTTAACACGTAGATCAGTTTTTGCTGGCTTAGTTGTAAGTACAATGGTCTTTGAATTCTGATAAGGTGAAGGAGTTGAAGATGGCTGTTTGACAGAAGAAGGGTTGTTTGATGGTCCAGATCTGTCAACCACTATGAAAGTTCCATTTTCATGGAGAGCATACTCACGGGGAACTTGAAACCCATTGGGTAAACTGTCAAGGGGAAATGAATCTGTTCGTTCATGAGTTCTGAGTCGTTCATGAACAGTAATGTGTTTAACCAAGTCAAGGTAGCGCCTGAAGCCATCCCCACATTCTGTGCAGATGAAGGCATCAACATCTGGTTCAGCGGAGCTTACGTAATCCATTAGGGTGTGTTCAATGATCAAAGTTAAATGTTAAACATGGTTAGTTCCATTCTTCATGAGCACCTTGTTTTGTAGAACTCTTCCTTTGTCTGGTCAACAACTGAAAGAGAAAAAATAAGTTACTACTTTACCAAACATATGGGGGGTAGGTGCTGGTCCTGACTAACTATAACAGTTTTATTACAACACCATGAGTAGGAACAAAAATTATTGGATGCTACAAATTTCCAAGCCTCTCCTGCGCTGCAAAGCCTCTCCTGCGCTGCAAAGCCTCTCCTGCGCTGCAAAGCCTCTCCTGCGCTGCAAAGCCTCTCCTGCGCTGCAAAGCCTCTCCTGCGCTGCAAAGCCTCTCCTGCGCTGCAAAGCCTCTCCTATATCGGCTTTCAATTCTGTTAAAAAGGCTGACACCCTTTGAAAGGAATTCAGTCTCAATCAAATTAGATGAAGACAATTGACACCTGTATTGTCCGGATACTAGCTCCTATTATCAAAACGGCCTAAAAAGAGCAGCCAAACAGTTACCTTGATCGAAACCATACTTTGCTTCTAATACCCTCAGGTCAACCATTTTGAGAAGCTTTCGCCACACCCAGTAAGGATTGATGAGTGATCAAGTTTTATGTGACAGTAACTATCAAACACATTTCAGAGATTGGTAGGAAATGGACATGCTAATGATTAAAATTATGCTCCTTTTTAACCCAGTCCGATGCAAAACACGAAAGTCCACTTTTTTGTAGTAAAAACTGTCATCCAACGGGTTTCCCCATGACAAAAGTGAATAGTACGCGCACCCTCAAAATCTTTTAAGCATTTAGACTTGTGCTTTACAGCGCCTTCAAGGCGGCTTTACAGTGAGGTATACGGGACACTTATGGCGTACACAGAGTAAAAAACATTCAGCAGGTCCATGACAACATTCGTGTCCCTTGAGTGTGGCAAATGTGCGCATCCATTTTGGCTGCATGTCACGTCACTTCTATCGTTCACTTCCCAAGATATTTCCAGATATCTCTCACACTACATAGCTAGCAGCTTGGTGCCTGGCTGttttttacaaaaaatatatatgttacaTTGTTAAAGTTCCAAAAATGGCCTAGATAAACTATTAGTGGAGCACAGCAACATGCGGTTTCCAGACATTAGGCTACGTTAAAATTGCTGGCCTTTATTGCATACAAGTACAATCATTTAACATCAACCTTAGCTTAGTACCCACTCTAGGAATAATGCAGATCATATTTTTACAGATGGAAGATGTTAGCAATGACAGATTACCAATGCATATACAGTAGCTACTCTGAGGAAAATGCAGCTTCCCATAGGCCTATGTGTCTGAGACATATCCAAATTAGCTAACCAACTAAATTTCGTAAAAATCACTTGACAAAAGTGAGGAGAACCATGgagtacgtttacatgcacactaataattagGGCTGTGACAATACCACTACTGCAATATTTTTCCCATGGCAAAAATGAAGACACGAAGCAGACCAAaatct
It encodes:
- the LOC129838019 gene encoding zinc finger protein ZFP2-like; this encodes MDYVSSAEPDVDAFICTECGDGFRRYLDLVKHITVHERLRTHERTDSFPLDSLPNGFQVPREYALHENGTFIVVDRSGPSNNPSSVKQPSSTPSPYQNSKTIVLTTKPAKTDLRVNTVSHSQCRSVSPLKQYRCETCGKSFNNQLSLQHHQQYRNLEQGYKCTLCCKIFTDKEWLREHLQEHAHEIFYCCGQCGKRFLKQETLYAHQKERHGSLGLKQMGKSDNGEENIIQKTYHCKKCNLCFFWLSDLQSHLLSHSKDKPLSVNSSSKIEQQSQKDELSHTIEYSDSTPTDVTKQYSSSTPTTDVTKQYSSDVTVDEKTHNGKSDSKTPSSFRPYRCGLCGDRFQQLTDLKEHHLTHQTQEEIDKLNKDSESQRVVKKWQRYTRIECIITKAPARKGGRPPLYKKGSGTKLHPCKHCHRVFSHSSSLSRHNRSHKGTLHTCVLCGKHFPQRCDVRRHIAMYHKPELEKKPSLKYLALHSKPDGGSQLNSDVLEQNASSEGKPKKSLDSVVAELDSDNGEDQQTTSTGEVSAAPKVRRNYKCDECGKKFGLLCVYQRHLRYHKREPGSEMVKCPHCPSRFRSSSALGRHLEIHPSQSRGETDMEGQASPTADSNPDLDSDQDNVKDLVGHGDIDDVKGGNGEKIGPAEVLYECTECTETFSSLQKFLKHQSSHGSDNLG